A single region of the Solwaraspora sp. WMMD406 genome encodes:
- the fabG gene encoding 3-oxoacyl-ACP reductase FabG, protein MERFTDRIAVVTGAAQGIGAAIAQRLAAEGAAVAVVDLSAERARPVVETITAAGGRAVALGCDVTDPAAVTAMTDEVVATFGQLDILVNNAGITRDNLLFKMPAQDWDAVLTTNLSSMFHCCQAAQRHMVPARYGKIVNLSSRSALGNRGQVNYAAAKAGVQGLTATLAIELGPYGINVNAVAPGFVATAMTAAVAARIGMDTEQHRRQVAEQTPLRRVGRPEEIASVVAFLASEDASYVSGQTLYVNGGAR, encoded by the coding sequence ATGGAGAGGTTCACCGACCGGATCGCCGTGGTCACCGGTGCCGCACAAGGCATCGGCGCCGCGATCGCCCAGCGGCTGGCCGCCGAGGGCGCCGCCGTGGCGGTGGTCGACCTCAGCGCCGAGCGGGCCCGGCCGGTGGTCGAGACGATCACCGCCGCCGGTGGCCGCGCCGTGGCGCTGGGCTGCGACGTGACCGACCCGGCGGCCGTGACCGCGATGACCGACGAGGTCGTCGCCACGTTCGGCCAGCTCGACATCCTGGTCAACAACGCCGGCATCACCCGGGACAACCTGCTGTTCAAGATGCCGGCGCAGGACTGGGACGCGGTGTTGACCACCAACCTGTCCAGCATGTTCCACTGCTGCCAGGCCGCCCAGCGGCACATGGTCCCGGCCCGCTACGGCAAGATCGTCAACCTGAGCAGCCGCTCGGCGCTCGGCAACCGGGGTCAGGTCAACTACGCGGCGGCCAAAGCCGGGGTGCAGGGACTCACCGCGACCCTGGCGATCGAACTGGGCCCGTACGGCATCAACGTCAACGCCGTCGCGCCGGGCTTCGTGGCGACCGCGATGACCGCTGCGGTCGCCGCCCGGATCGGGATGGACACCGAGCAGCACCGTCGCCAGGTCGCCGAGCAGACCCCGTTGCGCCGGGTCGGCCGGCCGGAGGAGATCGCCTCGGTGGTCGCCTTCCTGGCCAGCGAGGACGCCTCCTACGTCAGCGGACAGACGTTGTACGTCAACGGGGGCGCGCGCTGA